AGATATGGTCTACTGTTCCTTTCAGGTAGCGAATAACGTAGGCTACGTGTGGATCGCATATCGTGCTGCATGTCTAACATTGCGTAGCAGGGTTGAAATGGATTGTGTAACCTCCTGTCTTTCCCGTGGAGTGCCCTGAGGCATGTAGCCAACGTAGCGCTAACAAACATAGTGGCACATTGGTCTATTGTCAGTCTATTATAATAGCAGTGAAATGTGACAGAGATTCCTTCAAATGTCATTACCTTAAGTTATTATATTTTCAAATGTAATGACATCACAGTGACAGTTTTGTATGGGATAATGGCTTTAGAATAGTCAAGTGTTAAATTTCAGGCTACTTATCAGCTGCTTCTGTTTAACACAAAGTAATTAGCCAACAGCCTTGTTGTAAGGGAGTTGTACCAAACACATCCTTACATTGTAACAAGTTTCGACTGAGCTGCAAACATTAGAATCCTGAACTCAGAAACGCAAGAGTGGCTGGAAGCCAAACCAATTAAAGTCCTTGTTATTAATTTCAAGAATATGAGatatgtgtctgtgcatgcaagTGCGTGTAACCTCCAAAgcaaggccaggagagagatggtgtttAGAAGGAGTCGGATGAAAAGTATGTGTAGGATGGAGAAACCTGTTccacattctgttcctgctgCGAGAGATTGCCCATCATATATCTACAGTATGTGAACACAGTCGATATCTCAAAAGATTTGCATTGGAATGTAAGTGGTTTTCTGGAAATTTTATGagcttattgtgtgtgtgtgttagggagagtgagagagagagagagagagagagagagagagatagagagtaagagagagagagagagtttgtgtgtaggtCTTTCATAGGGTCTTTCTGGGGGACTGAACAAATAGCTTATACGACAATATCAGGATCAAAACAAGTAGTGTTTCCATATTTGAAGCAGAAACTGGGAAAATGGCAAATGTGCTGTGTTCGTCACCAGAGCTCCTCTGCTGCACAGTAGCAGGGCCTTTAACATGTTGTATGCAGATTAATTAAAACCCCTAAGGCCGCATCAAAGACTTGAGTCTCCCTTCGGATTTATAGGGGATAAGTCAGTAGGTATTATTTTAATGAGGAGTCtaaggctctcacacacacacacacacacacacacacaaacaaacacacacatttcgtGAGACCTGTTTTCCAAACATAGCACCAGAAACCATGCACCATAAATGCACCAGCACTCACAGAGAAAGCAGATCCACATATATTTCTTTGCAGTCCCTTTGTGAATTCCTAGCATCTTAAAAATGGAAGTACAAGAGTGGCACCAGGGAGAAGACTTGTTGTGTCTCGTGATCCCTGGTCACACTGGGCGGGCACCCTGTGACTAGGGACATGAACACTACTTTATAATCACTGTCCTGACAGAGCACCATTACTTCAGATGTATCCCCGTAGTAAACTTAATTAACTCTCCCAGAACCTCTGCACTGTGACTTGGGGCCAGATTaaatcactctgtgtgtgtgtgtgtgtgtgtgagacagatatatataaagagagagagagagagagagagagagagagagagagagagagagagagagagagaggaagaggaaaatagATAAATAAAAGAAAAGGGATGGAATGAGAGTCAAAGAGAgggataaaaagagagaaaaattgtaatagagaggaatggaaagagaatgtgagagagcaagggagaaagagagatggagagagagagtgtgtgtgtgtcacagattAAAAACCCTGGCCATGATAGAATACTTCCTCCCTGTGGAGAAGGCCCAGGGCTACTTCACTCACACAGGTTAATCTACAATCAGGTGATGGGTCAAAAGGTTTTGAGGATTTAGATACATCTACAGACTGTCCAGGCCCCAGATGCAACAGTGTTCAATCCCAAGCAGTGCCAAAGAAAAATAAGACAAGTTGCACTGTTGTACACACCGTTACAGTTATGCACTGTAGGTTTCACCAGGgtttatttaaaacaaaaaacGTGAAATAATCTGACCTAGATCCGTTGATCATCATCTGCGCAATGTCTAAACGAGCGCCATTTCCCCTCTCTAGTTCCAACTCAGCCAAGTGGCACATCAGCTTCCTTTGCCATCTCCGCCTCGTTATCTCGGTCTGACATCACTGCTCCTTCCTCTTTCCGCCTGTAGGTCAGCTGGCTGCAGGAACGTGCGAGATCGTCACTCTGGACCGCGACAGCAGTCAGCCACGGAGGACCATCGCGCGACAGACGGCGAGGTGTGCCTGCAAGAAAGGCCAGATTGCCGGAACCACGAGAGCCAGACCAGCCTGCGTGGACGGTAAGTGCCAAGAtagcccacctcccctctctgatTTTGGTGGCTGCAAAGGTGTactaactgagagagagaggcagatagagagCTTGAGGAAAGGATGGCGGAGAGAGACTCCTAagctcttccctctttctcttcggGGACACCCGTCTCTGCATCCTCCTGAGCCTGTTCTGATCTCATCCCGATTACTCCCGGTTAGCTCCGTTATGTTGATTAAAGGGATCTCGCGTGGGAACCGAATGTTATGTTGTGTTTCATCACCTGCTCTCTGGGGACCTGCAGAGACCTCTGAGAGCCTGCAACAGTCAACAGAGAATTGTGTCATTCTcccgttggggggggggggggggggggcatgtgtaTTGGGTTTGTGTGATTGTCATGTGTTGAGGTAGTGTGTTTGGACACTTTTAATCTCGGCTTCTTCAGCGTGCAACCATCACAAAGGCTCCAGTGATAAAAGCAGAAGTGAATCAAAAGTTTCCAACCTCAGTATGGTTCGGTTTTgtctgggaggaggaagtgCTCCATCTTTGCTCCTCTCTGATGTTTTCCCATTCCTGGCACAAAAGACGCTATTTTAGACCGTCAGAACTTTGCTTCGGCATTGTGTTGGATGTTGTTGATTGCCATGACCTGTCTGTCAGAGCTCAGAGGTTCCCAACTTTCAGTCAGACACTACTTTCGTTACATTTGCTACCCTGAGACGCAATAACATGACAGGATGGCTTGTAGGTATCGTAACTTGCAGAATGATGCTGTTCCTACATATTGGTGACCTTTACTCACCTAGCGTGTGTCGCATCTTGAAGGCTTGGTATTTATGTCAGGTCATATCTTCGCT
This genomic interval from Osmerus mordax isolate fOsmMor3 unplaced genomic scaffold, fOsmMor3.pri Scaffold_171, whole genome shotgun sequence contains the following:
- the LOC136939309 gene encoding chemokine-like protein TAFA-5; translated protein: MERECPGLLHSHRLIYNQVMGQLAAGTCEIVTLDRDSSQPRRTIARQTARCACKKGQIAGTTRARPACVDARIVRSRQWCEMMPCLEDEGCDLLVNQSGWTCTQPGGRVKTTT